One Aegilops tauschii subsp. strangulata cultivar AL8/78 chromosome 7, Aet v6.0, whole genome shotgun sequence genomic window carries:
- the LOC109748583 gene encoding uncharacterized protein isoform X3, with protein MSHLQTGISPLPASLRPLSPRIVASPAPRSPLHPRLARPLLRPWPPALHSSAQRREVADVGVLTGDSDFVIGTDEAKKTDDITELNIAEDFDNRPSKRATPSARAPPASLDLRNPVLCPSLELCLAVLHLRCMIKRRLEGEG; from the exons ATGAGCCACCTCCAAACAGGCATCTCTCCTCTCCCTGCTTCGCTTCGTCCGTTGTCGCCTCGCATTGTTGCTTCCCCGGCACCCAGGTCACCGCTGCACCCCCGCCTTGCCCGGCCTCTCCTACGGCCCTGGCCTCCCGCTCTTCACTCCTCTGCCCAGCGGCGGGAAGTAGCAGACGTTGGAGTCCTCACTGGTGATTCAGACTTTGTCATCGGGACAGATGAAGCAAAG AAAACAGATGACATCACTGAACTGAACATTGCAGAGGATTTTGATAACCGACCTTCAAAAAGGGCAACACCGTCCGCTCGTGCACCGCCGGCTTCGCTGGACCTCCGTAATCCCGTGCTCTGCCCTTCACTGGAGCTCTGTCTCGCCGTGCTTCACCTGAG
- the LOC109748583 gene encoding uncharacterized protein isoform X2, which translates to MSHLQTGISPLPASLRPLSPRIVASPAPRSPLHPRLARPLLRPWPPALHSSAQRREVADVGVLTGDSDFVIGTDEAKKTDDITELNIAEDFDNRPSKRATPSARAPPASLDLRNPVLCPSLELCLAVLHLRVDVVYSSDLSSDSWIKEMNQIVKFFVRRN; encoded by the exons ATGAGCCACCTCCAAACAGGCATCTCTCCTCTCCCTGCTTCGCTTCGTCCGTTGTCGCCTCGCATTGTTGCTTCCCCGGCACCCAGGTCACCGCTGCACCCCCGCCTTGCCCGGCCTCTCCTACGGCCCTGGCCTCCCGCTCTTCACTCCTCTGCCCAGCGGCGGGAAGTAGCAGACGTTGGAGTCCTCACTGGTGATTCAGACTTTGTCATCGGGACAGATGAAGCAAAG AAAACAGATGACATCACTGAACTGAACATTGCAGAGGATTTTGATAACCGACCTTCAAAAAGGGCAACACCGTCCGCTCGTGCACCGCCGGCTTCGCTGGACCTCCGTAATCCCGTGCTCTGCCCTTCACTGGAGCTCTGTCTCGCCGTGCTTCACCTGAG GGTTGATGTGGTATATTCTTCTGACTTATCTTCTGATTCTTGGATCAAGGAGATGAACCAAATTGTCAAGTTTTTTGTCAGAAGAAACTAA
- the LOC109748574 gene encoding protein APEM9 yields the protein MGTSAGEGTDLWKQIDDAECYLVSGSFDQAVLTALSVSDQIRAANRERVCEDDELLEMLELVGIVLVQALKELRRTTEMFVQLKAMYGSVASIPVKVFLTGATMLMAEGSGPDLRPIFEDFLAKWRYTDDQVYVLNGEQERSSNGLIVTSTMATEEYLEVVEFYTVTFLSIASGEPENAISWVEKAELIEQDRQELLEKLYALQAAANEKSSTARGAKQSAERNFPASDKGPTPATHEDGPTSATRAPNVKTNGLPKSIEPSLQRVANNFDPMFWWFHSVRVKFGRMHIVLPSGKLMLLFSLLFSTVYVLRRKGAGLKRVVLQHASSLRRAFLDALQLAFSVQMNPLAAVQQTPQAPRGSW from the exons ATGGGGACCTCAGCGGGCGAGGGAACGGATCTCTGGAAGCAAATAGACGACGCCGAGTG CTATCTGGTCAGCGGATCGTTCGACCAAGCGGTTTTGACTGCATTGTCTGTGTCTGATCAAATTCGAGCGGCTAATAGAGAAAGAGTGTGCGAAGATGATGAGCTTTTGGAGATGCTCGAATTAGTTGGAATTGTACTCGTTCAAGCACTTAAAGAGCTCAGAAG GACAACTGAGATGTTTGTTCAGCTTAAAGCTATGTATGGTTCAGTGGCATCAATACCGGTGAAGGTTTTCCTGACAGG GGCTACCATGCTAATGGCAGAAGGTTCTGGGCCTGACCTTCGACCAATCTTTGAGGACTTCCTTGCTAAATGGAGATACACAGATGATCAAGTTTATGTTTTGAACGGAGAACAGGAAAGATCTTCAAATGGTCTGATTGTTACATCAACTATGGCAACTGAAGAGTATTTGGAGGTGGTAGAATTTTATACAGTTACATTCCTTAGCATTGCCTCTGGTGAGCCTGAAAATGCCATCTCATGGGTAGAGAAGGCAGAATTAATTGAGCAAGATCGACAG GAGCTACTTGAAAAACTTTATGCATTACAAGCAGCTGCAAATGAAAAGTCATCCACTGCTAGAGGAGCAAAACAATCAGCAGAGAGGAACTTTCCCGCGTCTGACAAAGGCCCAACACCAGCAACACACGAGGATGGTCCGACAAGCGCCACACGTGCACCCAATGTGAAAACAAACGgcttaccaaagtccattgagcCTTCCCTTCAGCGCGTCGCAAATAACTTTGATCCCATGTTTTGGTGGTTCCATTCGGTGCGCGTAAAGTTTGGTAGAATGCACATTGTTCTACCAAGTGGTAAGCTAATGCTTCTGTTCTCGCTGTTGTTCTCGACAGTCTATGTTCTACGGAGGAAAGGCGCCGGCTTGAAAAG GGTTGTACTACAACATGCTTCGTCCCTGCGACGGGCGTTCCTCGACGCCCTCCAACTCGCCTTCTCCGTCCAGATGAACCCACTAGCGGCTGTTCAACAAACGCCGCAAGCCCCTCGAGGAAGCTGGTGA
- the LOC109748575 gene encoding probable serine/threonine-protein kinase PBL17 isoform X1 codes for MLSLPKDLAEFRAMSVYGNLKLFTYDQLRQATGDFSPTQIIGEGGFGVVYKGVVGAMVVAVKRLNPEGIQGDREWLTEVSCLGQYSHPNLVELIGYCYDDDHRLLVYEFMAKGSLENHLFRRACTLSWTTRVRIALDVARGLAYLHGAARPIIYRDFKTSNILLDADFGAKLSDFGLAKEGPVGGKTHVSTRVMGTYGYAAPEYMATGHLTAMSDVYGFGVVLLEMLVGRRALEPSLAGRAGNLVDWARPILIRGRKLEKIVDARMAQQGAYSARALERVARLAYDCLSQNPKVRPAMSRVVLVLEAALAIPPEEVDDGDGGRGGGDASPTPGR; via the exons ATGCTCTCCCTGCCCAAGGACCTGGCGGAGTTTCGAGCGATGTCTGTGTACGGGAACCTCAAGCTCTTCACGTACGACCAGCTCCGGCAGGCCACCGGCGACTTCAGCCCCACCCAGATCATCGGGGAGGGCGGCTTCGGCGTGGTCTACAAGGGTGTCGTTGGCGCTATGGtggtcgccgtcaagcggctcaACCCGGAGGGCATTCAGGGCGACCGGGAGTGGCTG ACAGAGGTGAGTTGCCTAGGGCAGTACAGCCACCCGAACCTGGTGGAGCTCATCGGCTACTGCTACGACGACGACCACCGGCTGCTGGTGTACGAGTTCATGGCCAAGGGCAGCCTCGAGAACCACCTCTTCCGAC GCGCGTGCACCCTGTCGTGGACGACCCGGGTGAGGATCGCGCTGGACGTGGCGAGGGGGCTGGCCTACCTCCACGGCGCGGCGCGGCCCATCATCTACCGCGACTTCAAGACCTCCAACATCCTGCTCGACGCCGACTTCGGCGCGAAGCTGTCGGACTTCGGGCTGGCCAAGGAGGGGCCGGTGGGCGGGAAGACGCACGTGTCCACCCGGGTGATGGGCACCTACGGCTACGCGGCGCCGGAGTACATGGCGACGGGGCACCTCACGGCGATGAGCGACGTCTACGGCTTCGGCGTTGTGCTGCTGGAGATGCTGGTGGGGCGGCGAGCGCTGGAGCCGAGCCTGGCGGGGAGGGCGGGCAACCTGGTGGACTGGGCGCGCCCGATCCTCATCCGGGGCAGGAAGCTGGAGAAGATCGTGGACGCCAGGATGGCGCAGCAGGGCGCCTACTCGGCGCGCGCGCTGGAGCGGGTGGCGAGGCTGGCGTACGACTGCCTCAGCCAGAACCCCAAGGTCCGGCCCGCCATGAGCCGGGTCGTGCTCGtgctcgaggccgcgctcgccatcccgccggaggaggtggacgacggcgatggaggcCGTGGCGGCGGCGACGCCTCTCCGACTCCGGGCCGGTGA
- the LOC109748575 gene encoding probable serine/threonine-protein kinase PBL17 isoform X2, with protein sequence MEYYRLNRGEDGPCSVMMPPLPTTSSTTTTTTSSNMTEVSCLGQYSHPNLVELIGYCYDDDHRLLVYEFMAKGSLENHLFRRACTLSWTTRVRIALDVARGLAYLHGAARPIIYRDFKTSNILLDADFGAKLSDFGLAKEGPVGGKTHVSTRVMGTYGYAAPEYMATGHLTAMSDVYGFGVVLLEMLVGRRALEPSLAGRAGNLVDWARPILIRGRKLEKIVDARMAQQGAYSARALERVARLAYDCLSQNPKVRPAMSRVVLVLEAALAIPPEEVDDGDGGRGGGDASPTPGR encoded by the exons ATGGAGTACTACAGATTAAATCGAGGAGAAGATGGTCCCTGCTCCGTGATGATGCCGCCGTTACCTACGACTTcctcaaccaccaccaccacgacTTCGTCGAACATG ACAGAGGTGAGTTGCCTAGGGCAGTACAGCCACCCGAACCTGGTGGAGCTCATCGGCTACTGCTACGACGACGACCACCGGCTGCTGGTGTACGAGTTCATGGCCAAGGGCAGCCTCGAGAACCACCTCTTCCGAC GCGCGTGCACCCTGTCGTGGACGACCCGGGTGAGGATCGCGCTGGACGTGGCGAGGGGGCTGGCCTACCTCCACGGCGCGGCGCGGCCCATCATCTACCGCGACTTCAAGACCTCCAACATCCTGCTCGACGCCGACTTCGGCGCGAAGCTGTCGGACTTCGGGCTGGCCAAGGAGGGGCCGGTGGGCGGGAAGACGCACGTGTCCACCCGGGTGATGGGCACCTACGGCTACGCGGCGCCGGAGTACATGGCGACGGGGCACCTCACGGCGATGAGCGACGTCTACGGCTTCGGCGTTGTGCTGCTGGAGATGCTGGTGGGGCGGCGAGCGCTGGAGCCGAGCCTGGCGGGGAGGGCGGGCAACCTGGTGGACTGGGCGCGCCCGATCCTCATCCGGGGCAGGAAGCTGGAGAAGATCGTGGACGCCAGGATGGCGCAGCAGGGCGCCTACTCGGCGCGCGCGCTGGAGCGGGTGGCGAGGCTGGCGTACGACTGCCTCAGCCAGAACCCCAAGGTCCGGCCCGCCATGAGCCGGGTCGTGCTCGtgctcgaggccgcgctcgccatcccgccggaggaggtggacgacggcgatggaggcCGTGGCGGCGGCGACGCCTCTCCGACTCCGGGCCGGTGA